The following proteins are co-located in the uncultured Tolumonas sp. genome:
- a CDS encoding HD domain-containing phosphohydrolase, protein MNPFQKKTAIRIAAVSVILASLASPISWFVARESAENGIVSLAIEESGRLAQHYDAINLIGPEAKEHAAMAAKTISGGLFDIAEIYDRNGAKLAASLSKEGEKAELLLPEHGVPNYKTASYENVKVAGKHWVLRVFVPLRAESADLNTPVTGYFEGVRIIPAWQQEQIYTAALTVALMVGLASLLCGAALYPVVVYLSADNERKTHEVLDSHISMMEALGRAIAKRDSDTGAHNYRVAWIAARIAEHMGLMGNDMQALIAGSFLHDVGKIGISDGILLKPGKLDDAEMAIMRTHVEQGEEIVKGMGWLDGAHAIVAAHHEKWNGSGYPRKLSGNDIPLAARIFAVADVFDALCSKRPYKEPMGFAAAMSILEKDTGSHFDPAVMDKFRVIAPELYHRLENSSENDARQLLEDRVRQHFYK, encoded by the coding sequence TTGAATCCGTTTCAAAAGAAAACCGCGATCAGGATCGCGGCGGTCAGCGTGATCTTGGCATCATTGGCCAGCCCAATCTCATGGTTTGTTGCCCGTGAAAGCGCTGAAAATGGGATCGTGTCGCTGGCTATCGAGGAATCCGGCCGATTGGCGCAACATTATGATGCCATCAATCTTATCGGTCCTGAAGCCAAAGAACATGCCGCCATGGCAGCCAAAACTATCTCTGGCGGGTTGTTTGATATCGCCGAAATCTATGATCGAAATGGCGCCAAACTGGCTGCGTCGTTAAGTAAAGAAGGTGAAAAAGCAGAACTACTCCTGCCAGAACATGGCGTACCCAACTATAAAACCGCCTCGTATGAAAATGTAAAAGTTGCAGGAAAACATTGGGTGTTGCGGGTATTTGTGCCGCTGCGGGCAGAATCCGCCGATCTGAATACGCCGGTCACTGGTTATTTTGAAGGTGTGCGGATCATCCCAGCCTGGCAACAGGAACAAATATATACGGCAGCATTGACGGTCGCGTTAATGGTTGGCCTCGCATCATTACTCTGTGGTGCCGCACTTTATCCCGTGGTGGTCTATCTTTCTGCCGATAATGAACGAAAAACGCATGAAGTGCTCGATTCGCACATCTCAATGATGGAGGCACTGGGGCGTGCTATTGCAAAACGAGATTCTGATACAGGCGCACACAATTATCGTGTTGCGTGGATTGCTGCTCGTATTGCGGAACACATGGGGTTAATGGGGAATGATATGCAAGCGCTGATTGCAGGTAGCTTTTTGCATGATGTCGGCAAAATTGGCATATCAGACGGCATATTATTAAAACCAGGGAAATTGGATGATGCTGAAATGGCCATCATGCGTACCCATGTTGAGCAAGGCGAAGAGATTGTAAAAGGTATGGGATGGTTAGATGGTGCTCATGCCATTGTCGCGGCCCATCATGAAAAGTGGAATGGTTCCGGCTATCCCCGGAAGCTTTCAGGAAACGATATTCCGCTGGCAGCGCGTATTTTTGCTGTTGCAGATGTATTTGATGCGCTGTGTTCCAAACGCCCTTATAAAGAACCAATGGGGTTTGCGGCAGCGATGTCCATTCTCGAAAAAGACACCGGTAGTCATTTTGATCCAGCTGTGATGGATAAATTTCGGGTGATAGCACCAGAGCTATATCATCGTTTAGAAAACAGTTCAGAAAATGATGCACGGCAATTGTTAGAAGATCGCGTTCGTCAGCACTTCTATAAGTAG
- a CDS encoding zf-TFIIB domain-containing protein: protein MKCPVCKDTNLVMTERQGVEIDYCPQCRGVWLDRGELDKIIERSLGSVGQQTSNQRYRENEHESFHSDKHDRYRDHGRDHHEEHRDSEYSNSGKKKSFLTDFFDF from the coding sequence TTGAAATGTCCTGTATGTAAAGATACCAATCTTGTTATGACAGAACGACAGGGTGTCGAGATAGATTATTGTCCACAGTGCAGAGGGGTTTGGCTTGATAGAGGAGAGTTAGATAAAATCATTGAACGTTCACTTGGCTCCGTCGGTCAGCAGACAAGTAATCAGAGATATAGAGAAAATGAACATGAGTCTTTTCACTCTGATAAACATGATAGGTACCGAGACCATGGGCGTGATCATCATGAAGAACATCGGGATAGTGAATATTCAAATTCAGGTAAAAAGAAATCATTTTTAACGGATTTCTTCGATTTTTAA
- a CDS encoding cation diffusion facilitator family transporter, which translates to MEKEIIFDEHDSEQSARFNAARKSTWVSVVVNLFLTLGQVIVGVISGSQGLIADGIHSLSDLVADFVVLLANHKSKKEADDDHPYGHYRYENAASLVLGALLLIVGFGMLWSAIHKIQDPASIQQVHIIALWVALFALAAKELLFRYMLAVAKRVRSSMLVANAWHARSDAASSLVVAIGIIGNLLGYTLLDPIAAFIVGLMVTKMGSSFMWDSLHDLMDRAADSEIEEKIKNTLQSTEGVSGIHDLKTRKMGDLIVVDVHLEIDGNLSVREGHDIAVAARKAVLDNYSVLNVMTHVDPVIPSK; encoded by the coding sequence ATGGAAAAAGAAATCATTTTTGATGAGCATGATTCTGAACAGTCAGCTCGTTTTAATGCGGCTAGAAAAAGTACGTGGGTAAGTGTTGTTGTAAATTTATTTCTTACTCTAGGGCAGGTTATTGTCGGGGTTATCTCGGGTTCGCAAGGTTTGATTGCTGATGGTATTCATTCTCTATCTGATTTAGTCGCTGATTTTGTTGTTTTACTAGCGAATCACAAAAGTAAAAAAGAAGCCGATGATGATCACCCTTATGGTCATTATCGATATGAAAATGCAGCATCACTTGTTCTGGGTGCATTATTGCTGATTGTGGGTTTTGGTATGCTTTGGTCCGCTATCCATAAAATTCAAGATCCGGCATCAATTCAACAAGTTCATATTATCGCACTTTGGGTGGCTCTTTTTGCTCTTGCAGCCAAAGAACTTCTTTTTCGTTATATGTTGGCTGTAGCGAAACGAGTGAGATCAAGTATGTTGGTTGCTAATGCTTGGCATGCTCGGTCAGATGCCGCTTCTTCGCTGGTTGTTGCCATCGGTATTATTGGTAATTTACTGGGATATACATTATTAGACCCAATCGCAGCATTCATTGTCGGTTTAATGGTGACGAAAATGGGTTCTTCATTCATGTGGGATTCATTACATGACCTGATGGATAGAGCTGCTGATTCTGAAATAGAAGAAAAAATTAAAAATACGCTGCAATCTACAGAGGGTGTGAGCGGTATCCATGATCTAAAAACGCGTAAAATGGGTGATTTGATTGTGGTAGATGTGCACTTAGAAATTGATGGTAATTTATCCGTTCGAGAAGGACATGATATTGCTGTCGCAGCAAGAAAAGCAGTATTGGATAATTACTCCGTATTGAATGTAATGACTCATGTTGATCCTGTAATACCGTCTAAATGA
- a CDS encoding cytochrome b562 — MKKIAVLLSGLLLSCTFISTSVFAKDVDVGEAMKAMGKSYRLIMKDTDLASFKKDLTTFRTAAVEAKSGKIEDTKMTDFAVGMKALIDETDVVSKLANDGKLDAAKTEAAKLRDLMKTYHHKLGV, encoded by the coding sequence ATGAAAAAAATTGCCGTTTTATTATCAGGATTATTGTTAAGTTGTACTTTTATTTCCACTTCCGTGTTTGCCAAAGATGTTGATGTTGGCGAAGCGATGAAAGCAATGGGCAAAAGCTATCGCCTCATCATGAAAGATACCGACCTAGCCAGCTTCAAAAAAGACTTAACCACTTTCCGTACTGCTGCTGTAGAAGCAAAATCAGGCAAAATTGAAGATACAAAAATGACTGATTTTGCAGTTGGAATGAAAGCATTGATTGATGAAACTGACGTTGTCAGCAAATTAGCAAATGATGGCAAACTGGATGCAGCAAAAACGGAAGCCGCAAAGTTACGCGACCTAATGAAAACTTATCACCATAAATTAGGTGTTTAA